Proteins encoded by one window of Paenibacillus urinalis:
- a CDS encoding MFS transporter: protein MKKEPNSKLILTALFAAWIVSYIDRGVITLALSQMGKDMSLDASALGIVLSSFFVGYALMQIPGGWLADKFGSRKVIVVAILFWSLFTGLSGAAWSLASLLVIRFLFGIGEGAYPSASTKAISDYFAKEKRTKAQTTMMSSNALGGAIAPIICTPLLLWLGWRHTFLAISLLGVVLVIWFLYITRGSSAQHSTASPKVEKGVYKELLRNTTLWRVMALFFFANIASWGLSSWMPTYLIEAQGIDLKAAGLVSAIPAVIAALGMLISGRIIDRIGAKAKYVVTGCLFMYALFLFLVTRAGGLAEIMLCMSIAMAFGSFTLSFVFTLPHRLMKQRVVGTAFGMINFGGQAAGILSPAIMGFLISSTNSYNSAFLFLTASCLVAAIISLTIPKLNKQPDEPITDPSAVVLTARH, encoded by the coding sequence ATGAAAAAAGAGCCCAACAGTAAATTGATACTCACCGCCTTATTCGCAGCCTGGATTGTCTCCTATATTGACCGAGGAGTAATTACGCTTGCACTCAGTCAAATGGGCAAAGACATGAGTCTGGATGCTTCGGCACTCGGAATTGTGCTGAGCAGCTTTTTCGTCGGCTATGCGCTCATGCAGATTCCCGGCGGATGGCTCGCGGACAAGTTCGGTTCACGCAAAGTCATCGTCGTCGCCATCCTGTTCTGGTCCCTCTTCACCGGTTTATCGGGCGCCGCCTGGTCCCTGGCCTCTCTGCTCGTGATTCGTTTCCTCTTCGGGATTGGAGAAGGAGCTTACCCTTCTGCCAGCACCAAAGCCATCTCTGATTACTTCGCCAAAGAAAAACGCACCAAGGCTCAAACGACCATGATGTCCTCCAATGCTCTCGGAGGAGCCATTGCCCCCATTATCTGTACTCCGCTGCTCCTGTGGTTAGGATGGAGACATACGTTTCTCGCGATTTCCCTGCTTGGCGTAGTGCTCGTTATATGGTTCCTTTATATCACCAGGGGATCTTCCGCCCAGCACAGTACTGCTTCACCCAAAGTGGAAAAGGGTGTGTATAAGGAGCTGCTGCGCAATACGACTTTGTGGAGAGTCATGGCACTCTTCTTCTTTGCCAACATTGCCAGTTGGGGACTCTCTTCGTGGATGCCTACCTATCTCATTGAAGCACAAGGGATCGATCTGAAGGCAGCTGGTCTTGTATCCGCTATTCCCGCAGTCATCGCTGCTCTTGGCATGCTCATCAGCGGACGGATCATCGATCGAATCGGAGCCAAAGCGAAGTATGTAGTCACAGGCTGCCTCTTCATGTATGCTCTATTCTTATTCCTCGTGACACGCGCCGGCGGACTCGCCGAAATTATGCTGTGCATGAGTATTGCCATGGCGTTCGGCTCCTTCACATTGTCCTTTGTGTTTACACTGCCTCACCGACTGATGAAGCAAAGAGTCGTTGGTACTGCCTTTGGTATGATTAACTTTGGCGGACAGGCCGCAGGTATCCTCTCTCCCGCAATAATGGGCTTCCTTATATCATCTACGAACTCTTATAACAGCGCCTTTTTATTCCTTACAGCATCATGCCTTGTCGCTGCAATCATTTCATTAACAATTCCTAAATTGAACAAACAGCCTGACGAGCCTATTACAGACCCATCTGCAGTTGTGTTGACCGCAAGACACTAA
- a CDS encoding helix-turn-helix domain-containing protein has product MDLPQFLEKRFGDVEYGAWFYTESAGSLYLWLGTEGADRLIEKVKMNAMGLPLQQHMEKLVCRTLRVEGSTLLFIYFSPNDASEQRPMLMLIEAEDELTDSELEQLELLTRMELLMIRLAKQKLDHERWLEGLRALTSSLDLNELLLHIMQNALKVIPAADCGFFMMYEEAEKRLVPRASIGIKDTIYQFQTRHSQGITGKVFTSGIGKIYTSRTALDAMDDVPKDALSYLVNAFDGDVVQVVSVIAVPVTMNQDRIGVMLVHQLQDGRRPFHDQDLLHLQGFADQAAIAISNARMYSELREANEYLVKRSDIHNVFTKLSVRQESVEVLVDQVLAMLKLPLRFVDLLLNNWHPVADDQHELSDLDLFQVFEANKAPVTITGSHEHGYYLYPVVNGPVLLGVFVIPLLRPLEPLDHIVLEQGGAIVALQLMNTHSATEMYYKRSHEFFNELVQFREPERVAAKMSNFGLPKDVPLFVSVLHLLGEHGDLKQREIFLRKLILDLEKELGHSEKLLFGSHDKVTIIAAALNIAQQKQMVERMRAAAERWARSTGKSVSGGIGSLYSGLEQVARSNDEALDALSFLLRRQKTGLTRYEDIGVNQLFLNQEPAKIGHYIESVLSPLYSRGKQQGEDLERTLKAYMAANRSASAAAEELHIHINTLYHRLHKIEELMQVSLNDPDDWLKVYLACHLSETY; this is encoded by the coding sequence GTGGATCTGCCTCAATTTTTGGAGAAGAGATTTGGAGACGTGGAATATGGGGCATGGTTTTATACGGAGAGTGCTGGAAGCTTATACCTATGGCTGGGCACAGAAGGAGCCGACAGGCTGATCGAGAAAGTGAAGATGAATGCAATGGGTTTGCCGCTTCAACAACACATGGAGAAGCTAGTATGCCGGACCTTGCGTGTGGAGGGATCCACACTCTTATTCATCTATTTTTCACCGAATGATGCCTCAGAGCAGAGACCCATGCTGATGCTGATTGAAGCTGAAGATGAATTGACGGACAGTGAGCTTGAGCAGCTGGAGCTGCTGACGAGAATGGAGCTGCTAATGATAAGGCTTGCCAAGCAAAAGCTGGATCACGAACGCTGGCTTGAGGGGCTCCGCGCGCTAACCTCTTCTCTCGACCTGAATGAATTGCTGCTGCACATTATGCAGAATGCACTGAAGGTCATTCCCGCTGCAGACTGCGGCTTCTTCATGATGTATGAGGAGGCGGAGAAGAGACTGGTGCCCAGGGCGAGCATTGGGATTAAAGATACGATTTATCAGTTTCAGACAAGGCATAGCCAGGGGATTACAGGTAAAGTATTTACGAGCGGGATCGGGAAAATATATACCTCCAGAACAGCCCTGGATGCGATGGATGATGTTCCGAAGGATGCATTGAGTTATCTTGTTAACGCATTTGACGGAGATGTGGTGCAGGTAGTATCAGTCATCGCAGTTCCCGTCACGATGAATCAGGATCGGATCGGCGTCATGCTGGTGCATCAGCTGCAGGATGGCAGGAGACCTTTTCATGATCAGGACCTGCTGCATCTTCAGGGCTTTGCTGATCAGGCCGCTATTGCGATATCCAATGCAAGAATGTACTCAGAGCTGAGAGAAGCGAATGAGTATCTCGTGAAACGGAGCGATATTCACAATGTATTTACCAAGCTGTCTGTCCGCCAGGAAAGTGTGGAGGTGCTGGTTGATCAAGTGCTCGCTATGCTGAAGCTGCCCTTGCGATTTGTTGACCTGCTGCTGAACAACTGGCATCCTGTCGCTGACGATCAGCATGAGCTCTCCGATCTGGATTTGTTCCAAGTGTTTGAGGCGAATAAAGCTCCTGTCACGATAACGGGCAGTCACGAGCATGGGTATTACCTGTACCCTGTTGTGAATGGCCCGGTGCTGCTCGGCGTCTTCGTTATTCCACTCCTTCGTCCACTGGAGCCGCTGGATCACATTGTACTTGAGCAGGGAGGTGCGATCGTTGCACTTCAGCTAATGAACACGCACTCCGCCACGGAAATGTATTACAAACGGAGCCATGAGTTCTTCAATGAGCTGGTGCAGTTTCGTGAGCCTGAACGAGTCGCTGCCAAGATGAGTAATTTTGGACTGCCTAAGGATGTTCCTCTATTCGTTAGTGTCCTTCACCTTCTGGGAGAGCACGGGGATCTGAAGCAGCGTGAGATTTTTTTACGTAAACTGATACTTGATTTGGAAAAAGAGCTTGGTCATAGTGAGAAGCTGCTATTTGGCTCCCATGATAAAGTAACGATTATTGCGGCAGCACTGAATATCGCCCAGCAAAAGCAAATGGTGGAACGGATGAGAGCAGCTGCCGAGCGATGGGCAAGATCAACAGGCAAATCCGTGAGCGGGGGCATTGGCAGCTTGTATAGTGGCCTCGAGCAGGTGGCCAGAAGTAACGATGAGGCACTTGATGCCTTATCCTTTCTGCTCCGCAGGCAAAAGACAGGACTTACCCGTTATGAGGATATCGGGGTGAATCAATTGTTTCTCAATCAGGAGCCTGCAAAGATCGGGCATTATATTGAGAGTGTGTTGTCTCCTCTGTATTCAAGGGGCAAGCAGCAGGGTGAGGATCTGGAGCGCACGTTAAAAGCTTACATGGCTGCAAATCGTTCCGCTTCAGCAGCAGCCGAAGAGCTGCATATTCATATCAATACGCTGTACCACCGGCTGCATAAGATTGAGGAGCTGATGCAGGTCAGTCTAAATGATCCCGATGATTGGCTCAAGGTATATCTGGCTTGTCATCTCAGCGAGACCTATTAA
- the glyA gene encoding serine hydroxymethyltransferase — MSLESFDPQLYSFVQQEQERQLATLELIASENIVSPEVMEAMGTVLTNKYAEGYPGKRYYGGCEHVDGAETLAIERAKSLFGAAYANVQPHSGAQANTAVLFHLLNPGDKLMGMNLSQGGHLTHGSPVSLSGKWFDVVSYGVDEVTHLIDYDQVESLARKERPKLIIAGASAYPRQIDFAKFKGIADQVGAKLMVDMAHIAGLVAAGLHPSPVPYADVTTSTTHKTLRGPRGGLLLTNDEETAKGLNKSIFPGIQGGPLMHIIAAKAVSFKEALDPSFKLYAGRVVDNAKVLADTLIQEGATLVSGGTDNHLMLIDVRPWGLTGKQAEAILEHVGITVNKNTIPGETASPFVTSGIRIGTPALTTRGMGDEEMRILGECIAAVLKRHGDDSVAASVHEHTKALAARFPLFMKEMAIR, encoded by the coding sequence ATGAGTTTGGAATCCTTTGATCCACAGCTTTACAGCTTTGTTCAGCAAGAGCAGGAACGTCAGCTGGCTACACTGGAACTGATTGCTTCAGAGAATATTGTTAGTCCTGAAGTGATGGAAGCGATGGGAACCGTTCTAACGAACAAATATGCAGAAGGGTACCCTGGGAAACGTTACTACGGGGGCTGCGAGCATGTGGATGGTGCTGAGACGCTCGCGATCGAGCGGGCAAAGTCCTTATTTGGAGCTGCTTATGCGAATGTTCAGCCGCATTCCGGTGCTCAGGCCAATACGGCAGTGCTGTTTCATCTCCTGAATCCAGGAGACAAGCTGATGGGCATGAATCTTTCCCAAGGCGGACATCTAACTCATGGCAGTCCAGTAAGCCTGTCAGGGAAATGGTTTGATGTGGTCTCCTATGGAGTGGATGAAGTAACACACCTGATCGATTACGATCAAGTAGAGAGCCTTGCCCGCAAAGAGCGGCCGAAGCTGATCATTGCTGGTGCAAGTGCTTACCCCCGTCAGATTGACTTTGCAAAGTTCAAGGGAATTGCTGATCAGGTCGGGGCAAAGCTTATGGTGGACATGGCTCATATAGCCGGACTGGTTGCAGCGGGTCTGCATCCCTCTCCGGTCCCTTATGCGGATGTTACGACAAGTACGACGCATAAGACGCTGCGCGGCCCTCGGGGAGGCCTGCTGCTGACGAATGATGAGGAGACGGCGAAGGGGCTTAACAAATCCATATTCCCTGGCATACAGGGCGGACCGCTCATGCATATCATTGCAGCGAAGGCAGTGAGCTTCAAAGAGGCATTGGACCCTTCCTTTAAGCTCTATGCAGGCAGAGTCGTCGATAATGCGAAGGTGCTTGCAGATACTCTCATTCAAGAAGGAGCCACACTTGTATCGGGAGGAACGGATAACCATTTGATGCTGATAGATGTGCGGCCCTGGGGACTTACAGGCAAGCAGGCTGAAGCGATCCTGGAGCATGTAGGCATCACGGTTAATAAGAACACGATACCTGGAGAAACAGCCAGTCCATTTGTTACTAGCGGCATACGAATCGGTACGCCTGCATTGACGACGAGGGGCATGGGAGATGAAGAAATGCGCATATTGGGAGAGTGTATTGCTGCTGTGCTTAAGCGTCATGGAGATGATAGCGTGGCAGCAAGTGTACATGAGCATACCAAGGCGCTTGCGGCGAGGTTCCCGTTGTTTATGAAAGAGATGGCAATTCGATAA
- the acnA gene encoding aconitate hydratase AcnA, translated as MSQQNHFSAASSLEVGGKTYRYYSLKTLEEQGRGDISKLPFSIKVLLEAAIRQFDGRAITEDHVSQLTGWAEGKDNNKEIPFIPARIVLQDFTGVPVVVDLAAMRDTVKKAGGDPKKINPLVPVDLVIDHSVMVDAFGTNSALDYNIKVEFERNEERYRFLRWAQTAFDNFRAVPPSTGIVHQVNLEYLASVAATKEIDGETVVFPDSLVGTDSHTTMINGLGVVGWGVGGIEAEAGMLGQPLYFVTPEVIGFKLTGSLAEGSTATDLALTVTEMLRKKGVVGKFVEFYGPGLSNISLADRATVANMAPEYGATVGFFPVDQETVNYLRNTGRSEEQIELVEAYYKAQGMFRTNHTEDPVFTDTIELDLASVVPSLAGPKRPQDRIELSHMKENWEGIVRTPIDKGGYGLSDEKIAEKVPVTHPDGSKSELAPGAVVIAAITSCTNTSNPSVMVGAGLLAKKAVERGLTKPGYVKTSLTPGSLVVTEYLTKANLLDPLEKLGFNVAGYGCATCIGNSGPLPDEVSHAIADNDLTVAAVLSGNRNFEGRVHAQVKANYLASPPLVVAYALAGTVNIDLQNDPIGYDQSNQPVYLKDIWPTSAEIQEAINVSLNADMFRNKYANVFTANERWNAIEVPEGELYEWDENSTYIQNPPFFEGLEGDLNDIQNIRDARVLALLGDSVTTDHISPAGNISPTSPAGLYLKEHGVERKDFNSYGSRRGNHEVMMRGTFANIRIRNQVAPGTEGGVTKYLPTDEVMSIYDASMKYQEKGRNLIVLAGKEYGTGSSRDWAAKGTLLLGVKAVIAESFERIHRSNLVGMGVLPLQFKEGYGWSSLGLNGRETFDIVGLSNEVTPGEELTVTATREDGTKFEFPVIARLDSMVDVDYYHNGGILQTVLRQLMK; from the coding sequence ATGTCTCAACAGAATCATTTCTCTGCTGCAAGCTCGCTTGAAGTCGGAGGCAAAACGTACCGCTATTACAGCCTCAAAACGCTTGAAGAGCAAGGACGCGGCGACATTTCCAAGCTGCCTTTCTCCATTAAGGTGCTCCTCGAAGCGGCGATCCGTCAGTTTGATGGACGCGCTATTACTGAAGATCATGTAAGCCAGCTTACAGGCTGGGCAGAAGGCAAAGATAACAACAAAGAAATTCCTTTTATTCCTGCGCGTATTGTACTGCAGGACTTTACTGGCGTTCCGGTGGTCGTTGACCTTGCCGCTATGCGCGATACAGTGAAGAAAGCCGGCGGCGATCCGAAGAAGATCAATCCGCTCGTTCCTGTCGATCTCGTTATTGACCACTCAGTCATGGTCGATGCATTCGGAACGAACAGTGCACTGGACTATAACATCAAAGTAGAATTTGAGCGCAATGAAGAGCGTTATCGCTTCCTTCGCTGGGCACAGACTGCTTTTGACAACTTCCGTGCAGTTCCTCCTTCTACAGGGATTGTTCACCAGGTTAACCTTGAATATCTCGCTTCCGTAGCTGCAACCAAAGAGATTGACGGTGAGACTGTTGTGTTCCCGGATTCTTTGGTAGGTACGGACTCTCATACAACGATGATCAACGGTCTCGGCGTTGTAGGCTGGGGTGTCGGCGGTATCGAGGCAGAAGCCGGAATGCTTGGACAACCACTCTACTTCGTAACGCCTGAGGTTATCGGCTTCAAGCTGACAGGCAGCCTGGCAGAGGGCTCTACGGCTACTGACCTTGCCCTGACGGTTACCGAAATGCTTCGTAAGAAGGGTGTTGTCGGCAAGTTCGTAGAATTCTATGGTCCTGGCCTGTCCAACATCAGCTTGGCTGACCGTGCGACCGTAGCTAACATGGCTCCGGAATATGGTGCAACCGTAGGTTTCTTCCCAGTCGATCAAGAGACGGTTAACTACCTGCGTAATACAGGTCGTTCTGAAGAACAAATTGAGCTGGTTGAAGCATACTACAAAGCCCAAGGCATGTTCCGTACGAACCATACCGAAGATCCAGTCTTTACAGATACTATTGAGCTTGATCTGGCATCGGTTGTACCGAGCCTTGCAGGACCTAAACGTCCTCAAGACCGGATTGAGCTGTCTCATATGAAAGAGAATTGGGAAGGCATTGTCCGCACACCAATCGACAAGGGCGGTTACGGACTAAGCGATGAGAAGATTGCAGAGAAAGTGCCTGTTACCCATCCTGACGGTTCCAAGAGTGAACTGGCTCCAGGTGCAGTTGTAATTGCTGCAATTACGAGCTGTACGAACACTTCCAACCCAAGTGTTATGGTCGGCGCAGGTCTTCTTGCGAAGAAAGCGGTAGAACGCGGACTGACCAAGCCTGGTTATGTGAAGACCTCGCTGACTCCAGGATCTCTTGTTGTTACAGAGTACCTGACCAAGGCAAACCTGCTCGATCCGCTTGAGAAGCTGGGCTTTAACGTTGCCGGCTACGGATGTGCAACTTGTATCGGTAACTCCGGTCCGCTTCCAGATGAAGTGAGTCATGCGATTGCTGACAACGATCTGACTGTTGCTGCAGTACTGTCTGGTAACCGTAACTTCGAAGGCCGTGTGCATGCCCAGGTCAAAGCAAACTACCTGGCTTCTCCGCCGCTGGTTGTTGCTTACGCGCTGGCAGGTACGGTGAACATCGATCTGCAGAACGATCCGATCGGCTATGATCAGAGCAATCAGCCTGTATATCTTAAGGATATCTGGCCGACTTCCGCAGAAATCCAAGAAGCAATTAATGTCTCGCTTAACGCAGATATGTTCCGAAATAAATACGCGAACGTCTTCACTGCCAATGAACGCTGGAATGCAATTGAAGTTCCAGAAGGCGAATTGTATGAGTGGGATGAGAACTCGACATACATTCAGAACCCGCCGTTCTTTGAAGGACTTGAAGGTGATCTGAACGACATCCAGAACATTCGTGATGCACGCGTGCTTGCGCTGCTTGGCGATTCTGTAACGACCGACCATATCTCGCCTGCAGGTAATATTTCGCCAACCAGCCCGGCTGGTCTGTACCTCAAAGAGCATGGTGTAGAACGCAAGGACTTCAACTCCTACGGTTCTCGCCGCGGTAACCATGAAGTTATGATGCGCGGAACATTTGCCAACATCCGTATTCGTAACCAAGTGGCACCAGGCACGGAAGGCGGCGTTACCAAATACCTCCCTACCGATGAAGTCATGTCCATCTACGATGCTTCTATGAAGTATCAGGAGAAAGGCAGAAACCTCATCGTACTGGCTGGTAAAGAGTATGGTACAGGAAGCTCCCGTGACTGGGCAGCCAAAGGTACGCTTCTCCTTGGCGTCAAAGCTGTTATCGCTGAGAGCTTCGAGCGGATTCACCGCAGTAACCTGGTTGGTATGGGCGTACTTCCGCTTCAGTTCAAAGAAGGCTATGGCTGGTCCAGCCTTGGATTGAACGGGCGTGAGACGTTTGATATCGTAGGTCTCTCCAACGAAGTTACTCCAGGTGAAGAATTGACTGTAACTGCAACACGCGAGGACGGTACTAAATTTGAGTTCCCTGTTATCGCGCGTCTCGACAGTATGGTTGACGTGGATTACTACCATAATGGCGGTATTCTGCAAACCGTACTTCGTCAGTTGATGAAATAA
- a CDS encoding amidase domain-containing protein, translating into MEREWKNTLYSYVKEYNRGEIDYKPQEQHMITDLAVLLERGKRAAQLEEWYRERQAVPLRCETSAKLLRTLSDRKGEAVVDVQLYSRLFYSKGGMTHREDRIEKERLTFTKDGNYWVVSRVVRDVQERKPVAYETLIAAENAKQAGILRKPLLNREVLYPGIPARLVRYRREDAVAYADQWWNSGNPEFEEFEVNCTNYISQCLFAGGAPINYTGRRETGWWYKGYASGQEQWSYSWAVSDSLENYLARNHSGLTATLVDGPEQLQLGDVIFYDWNGDGRYQHSTIVTAFDAGGMPLVNANTVSSRHRYWDYKDSYAWTENTTYRLFHIADTFGA; encoded by the coding sequence TTGGAGCGAGAATGGAAAAATACCTTATATTCTTATGTGAAAGAATATAATCGAGGCGAGATTGATTATAAGCCGCAGGAGCAGCATATGATTACAGACCTTGCTGTCCTGCTCGAACGAGGCAAGCGGGCAGCTCAGCTGGAAGAGTGGTATCGCGAGCGTCAGGCCGTACCTCTGCGCTGCGAGACAAGCGCTAAGCTGCTCCGGACACTGTCGGATCGCAAGGGTGAAGCTGTGGTCGATGTACAGCTGTACAGCCGGTTATTCTACTCCAAGGGAGGGATGACGCACCGGGAGGACCGCATCGAGAAAGAGCGGCTGACCTTCACCAAGGACGGTAATTATTGGGTTGTATCGCGTGTGGTCAGAGATGTACAGGAACGAAAGCCGGTCGCCTATGAGACGCTGATCGCAGCAGAGAATGCCAAGCAGGCAGGTATCTTGAGGAAGCCTCTTCTGAATAGAGAGGTGTTGTATCCAGGTATTCCGGCCAGACTGGTTCGATACCGGAGAGAGGATGCGGTGGCTTATGCAGATCAATGGTGGAATTCGGGTAATCCGGAGTTTGAAGAATTCGAAGTGAACTGCACCAATTATATCTCGCAATGTCTCTTTGCAGGGGGCGCGCCGATCAACTATACTGGTAGGAGAGAAACAGGCTGGTGGTATAAAGGTTACGCTTCGGGACAAGAGCAATGGAGCTACAGCTGGGCCGTGTCAGATAGTTTGGAGAATTATCTTGCGCGGAATCATAGCGGGCTGACGGCAACGCTTGTTGACGGGCCGGAGCAGCTGCAGCTGGGCGATGTTATTTTCTATGATTGGAATGGGGACGGCAGGTATCAGCACAGTACGATTGTAACGGCATTTGATGCGGGTGGAATGCCCCTTGTGAATGCGAACACTGTAAGCAGCAGGCATCGTTATTGGGATTACAAGGATTCTTATGCCTGGACCGAGAACACAACATACCGGTTATTCCATATCGCAGATACTTTTGGAGCCTAA
- a CDS encoding D-alanine--D-alanine ligase: MVHSKDNKMTVGVVYGGKSGEHEVSLQTAFAVISAFDFDKYEIIPFFISKQGSWAKGGRLTAPPASIDELKLGGNAEETRDALNTVFGQLYGTEGELDVMFPLLHGTNGEDGTIQGLFEMADIPYVGAGVLPSAAGMDKVVMKKLFAQAGLAQCEFAYFNHVQWKRASHDLIVGMEDQLGYPMFVKPANLGSSVGISKARNRDELVQAVEFAFRYDIKVIVEEFVDAREVEVSVLGNEEAIASVPGEIVSSSEYYDYAAKYIDGQSQMLIPAPLDEEEADRVREAALQAFRAIEGNGITRADFFIRRSDGALLINEVNTMPGFTPFSMYPLLWRETGVSYKALLDRMIELALERYAQKQALNYENGNR; this comes from the coding sequence ATGGTACACAGTAAAGACAACAAGATGACCGTAGGCGTGGTCTATGGAGGCAAGTCAGGAGAGCATGAGGTATCATTGCAGACTGCATTTGCCGTCATCAGCGCATTTGATTTTGATAAATATGAAATTATTCCTTTCTTTATTTCGAAGCAGGGAAGCTGGGCTAAGGGCGGCAGACTGACTGCGCCTCCTGCCAGTATAGATGAGCTTAAGCTCGGTGGGAATGCGGAAGAGACAAGAGATGCACTGAATACCGTATTCGGACAACTGTATGGTACCGAGGGTGAACTAGATGTTATGTTCCCGCTCTTGCACGGTACGAACGGTGAAGACGGCACCATTCAAGGCTTGTTTGAAATGGCTGATATCCCTTACGTGGGTGCTGGTGTGCTGCCTTCTGCAGCAGGTATGGATAAAGTCGTGATGAAGAAGCTGTTTGCACAGGCGGGTCTTGCGCAATGTGAATTTGCGTATTTCAATCATGTGCAGTGGAAGCGTGCGAGTCATGATCTCATCGTGGGGATGGAGGACCAGCTGGGCTATCCGATGTTTGTTAAACCAGCGAATCTCGGCTCCAGTGTTGGGATTTCCAAGGCTCGTAATCGCGATGAGCTTGTTCAGGCGGTTGAATTCGCATTCCGCTACGATATTAAAGTTATCGTCGAGGAATTTGTAGACGCGAGAGAAGTCGAAGTCAGCGTACTCGGTAACGAGGAAGCGATCGCTTCTGTACCGGGAGAGATTGTATCCTCCAGTGAATATTATGATTATGCGGCCAAATATATCGACGGCCAGTCACAGATGCTGATTCCTGCGCCGCTTGATGAGGAGGAGGCCGACCGTGTTCGCGAGGCTGCTCTCCAGGCTTTTCGTGCCATTGAGGGTAACGGCATTACACGGGCCGATTTCTTCATTCGCAGATCGGACGGAGCACTGCTTATTAATGAAGTGAATACGATGCCGGGCTTTACGCCGTTCAGCATGTATCCGCTGCTGTGGCGGGAGACAGGTGTATCCTACAAAGCGCTGCTGGATCGGATGATTGAGCTTGCTCTGGAGCGGTATGCTCAGAAACAAGCACTGAATTACGAGAATGGTAACCGGTAG
- the uvsE gene encoding UV DNA damage repair endonuclease UvsE, whose amino-acid sequence MIVRFGYVAMSMVVANASPSKTMTMASFNKIEDREAAIRKLERIAAENLHNTLRLLRHNLASDIKVYRFSSKLIPLATHGDLADWDPFAALVPSFQEVGDFVKKHGMRVSFHPDHFTVLSTPREEVLRSSIRDLMHHKAMLDAMGLDARAKNNIHIGGAYGDKKKAAERFIVNTEALPPELLQRITLENDDKTFTAVETLEVCKKTSLPMVLDIHHHWVNNDGEAPWELWEDILETWKTIYAQADSSPEEVLPPKIHVSSPKNEKDIRSHADGVVLEPLLDFLRHIADRTPAIDVMIEAKRKDEALFNLMKDFEKLAGEGIEIIDGATIRM is encoded by the coding sequence ATGATCGTACGATTCGGATATGTAGCCATGTCAATGGTGGTAGCGAACGCGTCACCGTCTAAGACGATGACGATGGCGAGCTTTAACAAGATAGAAGACCGGGAAGCAGCGATCCGTAAGCTCGAACGCATTGCTGCCGAGAACTTACATAACACCCTCAGGCTGCTGAGGCATAATCTGGCAAGTGATATCAAAGTCTATCGCTTCTCATCCAAGCTCATTCCGCTTGCTACACACGGAGATCTGGCCGATTGGGATCCATTTGCGGCATTAGTCCCCTCTTTTCAGGAGGTTGGTGATTTTGTGAAAAAGCACGGGATGCGAGTCTCGTTTCACCCTGATCATTTTACGGTGTTAAGTACACCACGGGAGGAAGTGCTGAGAAGCTCCATTCGTGATCTAATGCACCATAAGGCGATGCTTGATGCGATGGGACTGGATGCAAGGGCGAAGAACAATATTCATATCGGCGGTGCTTACGGGGACAAGAAGAAGGCCGCAGAACGATTCATCGTCAATACGGAAGCCCTGCCTCCCGAGCTGCTGCAGCGGATCACGCTTGAGAATGATGATAAGACCTTCACAGCGGTTGAAACGCTGGAGGTATGTAAGAAGACAAGCCTCCCTATGGTGCTGGATATACATCATCATTGGGTGAATAACGATGGGGAAGCGCCCTGGGAATTGTGGGAAGATATTCTGGAGACATGGAAGACGATCTATGCTCAGGCGGATTCTTCTCCTGAAGAAGTCCTGCCTCCCAAGATTCACGTTTCGAGTCCCAAGAATGAGAAGGATATCAGGAGCCATGCGGATGGAGTTGTGCTGGAGCCTCTGCTGGACTTCCTGCGTCATATTGCGGACCGGACCCCTGCTATTGATGTGATGATCGAAGCGAAACGCAAGGATGAGGCGTTATTTAACTTAATGAAGGATTTCGAGAAGCTCGCGGGGGAAGGTATCGAAATCATAGACGGAGCCACAATTCGGATGTAA